The proteins below come from a single Miscanthus floridulus cultivar M001 chromosome 1, ASM1932011v1, whole genome shotgun sequence genomic window:
- the LOC136500949 gene encoding uncharacterized protein → MNTTQKANSVEQDAKVLKQASQFKRWGRKHPFVRYGLPLISLTVFGAVGLAHLIQGSKEVTKEKEDIEWGVVETTKALSRTGPVDGAYKPKKLSLEDELKALQQKVNINSYDYKPIPRPNEK, encoded by the exons ATGAATACAACTCAGAAAGCTAATTCAGTGGAACAAGATGCTAAGGTTTTGAAACAGGCCTCACAGTTCAAAAGGTGGGGGCGAAAACATCCATTTGTTCGGTATGGGTTACCACTCATTTCCTTGACAGTGTTTGGTGCAGTCGGACTTGCTCATCTTATACAGGGCAG CAAAGAAGTGACAAAGGAAAAGGAGGATATAGAATGGGGGGTTGTAGAAACAACAAAAGCtctaagccgaacagggccagtgGACGGAGCCTATAAGCCTAAGAAGCTCTCTCTAGAGGATGAACTGAAG GCTTTGCAGCAAAAGGTTAACATAAACAGCTACGACTACAAGCCCATCCCACGACCCAATGAGAAATAA